The following are encoded together in the Oreochromis niloticus isolate F11D_XX linkage group LG12, O_niloticus_UMD_NMBU, whole genome shotgun sequence genome:
- the asb6 gene encoding ankyrin repeat and SOCS box protein 6: protein MPFLHGFRRIIYEYQPLVDAVMCVIGLEERDDIGEERSSEEESAISRSLVELLEQESQSEVFVEGISYALFKMAERGLVQPAKILLRYGADLNFEDPVSYYNPLHIAVLRNRPNMVKLLAGHGADIEKRDRIHESSPLDLASEESERLPCLLALLDLGADVNARDKHGKTPLLHALASSDGITVHNTENIQLLLERGADVRAATVDGETVESSLVFLVKEALEASVEDAAQIGNFCLKTTQLLLAHGVDPSCCLNEDGEPSLTQTSLEYFDLLFPLAVLLIQSGASLVCSNHSDSCWSGYSLLFQRLQTALQQCSDQTHAAELLEQAEMLLDLVKVHSPTLHLSCGLQLPMPGQESHPYAQALLDLHKHVAEREASPPALRCLCRVFIRDRLKPWPLEDRVKALPLPDRLKYFLLPEHTYTPKSGWDCFKPQQSQR, encoded by the exons ATGCCTTTCCTCCATGGATTTCGCAGGATAATTTATGAGTATCAGCCGCTGGTAGATGCTGTCATGTGTGTTATTGGACTGGAAGAACGAGATGACATTGGCGAGGAAAG GAGTTCTGAGGAAGAATCCGCAATTTCTAGGTCTCTGGTGGAGCTTCTGGAGCAAGAATCCCAGTCAGAGGTGTTTGTGGAGGGGATCAGCTATGCCTTGTTCAAAATGGCAGAGCGGGGTCTGGTGCAGCCAGCAAAAATCCTCCTACGCTACGGAGCTGATCTCAACTTTGAAG ACCCAGTTTCATACTACAATCCACTACACATAGCAGTTTTGAGGAACAGGCCAAACATGGTGAAGCTGCTGGCCGGGCATGGAGCAGACATTGAAAAGAGGGACAGA ATCCATGAGAGCAGTCCCTTGGACCTTGCCAGTGAGGAGTCAGAGAGACTGCCCTGCCTGCTCGCCTTGCTGGACCTGGGTGCTGATGTGAATGCAAGGGATAAACACG GGAAAACACCTCTGCTCCATGCCTTGGCGAGCAGCGATGGAATCACCGTGCACAACACGGAGAACATCCAGCTGCTACTTGAGAGAG GTGCTGACGTTCGTGCTGCGACTGTAGACGGTGAAACAGTCGAGTCGTCGTTGGTGTTTCTGGTGAAGGAGGCGCTGGAGGCTTCGGTGGAGGATGCTGCTCAGATTGGTAACTTCTGCCTGAAAACCACACAGCTACTGCTGGCTCACGGCGTGGACCCCAGCTGCTGTCTGAATGAGGATGGAGAGCCCTCCCTGACGCAGACGAGCCTGGAGTACTTTGACCTGCTCTTCCCCTTGGCTGTGCTCTTAATTCAGAGCGGCGCATCTTTGGTTTGCTCCAATCACAGTGACTCCTGTTGGTCAGGTTATAGCCTTCTTTTCCAGAGGCTCCAAACAGCCCTGCAGCAGTGCTCTGATCAAACTCACGCGGCCGAGCTCCTGGAGCAGGCAGAGATGTTGCTCGACCTGGTGAAGGTTCACAGCCCCACGCTGCATCTCTCTTGCGGGCTGCAGCTCCCCATGCCTGGTCAGGAGTCTCACCCGTACGCTCAGGCTCTACTAGACCTGCACAAGCACGTAGCAGAGCGTGAAGCAAGCCCCCCTGCTCTGCGATGCCTCTGTAGGGTATTTATAAGGGACCGCCTGAAGCCCTGGCCGCTGGAAGACAGAGTCAAAGCCTTACCACTACCAGACAGACTCAAATACTTTCTTCTTCCCGAGCACACGTACACTCCAAAGTCTGGCTGGGACTGCTTCAAGCCCCAGCAGAGCCAGCGCTGA